A genomic segment from Chloroflexota bacterium encodes:
- a CDS encoding BatD family protein gives MSKTKRSMILVVGLLILGLVAIPGYAQGPDVITATVDRTDLTTDEWLTLTVAISGRENSAAQPSLPALDGFQFAGSSSGTQISMVNGATSFQTVYNYRLRPERTGTLVIDPVTVVVNGQPVSTDPISVQVSQGTGQVQQPGSARSALPGGGMDPFDLFNMDPFDLLNSFGAGGMMPSRAPSTASLQFVPAPAELVGQDYYAEAVIDNPAPYQGEQVTYTVRFYRAVEPLGQTSFDAPSFTGFWSSAQPEQQDFRTDAAGRAYRMTELKTILFPTLIGETTIDPATLTVPGGFSNRGQTLQTQPVAVEVQALPAGAPAGFQGAVGKFGIQSEVDRTETQVGDAITLRITLAGQGNIDTVSQLNWPEFEGWRAFKSESQVDSWLEEENLVGVRAFERVLVPTTAGSLSLPAIDFSYFDLDAGEYRTISTDAIAVDVTPDGSVDNFGQTPVISGGAGEAVLINNDLRPLKVASEIGDGANLPLAVRPGYWLLWIVPLAMLAGQFIWQKRESSMFANAAAYRSRKAATRAHKALQDSRTEKIGRDIVVERILTTYIAEKLNKPVTGLTHDEIAELLQEQGVDPGLIARVLTCLAAGETSRYAPHSAITANGDLPAEADQLIDLLEQAL, from the coding sequence GTGTCAAAAACAAAACGTTCTATGATACTTGTTGTTGGCCTTCTTATCCTTGGCCTGGTGGCGATACCAGGCTATGCCCAGGGACCTGATGTCATCACGGCGACGGTGGATCGCACCGATCTCACCACCGATGAGTGGCTGACCCTGACAGTTGCGATAAGTGGCCGGGAAAACAGTGCCGCCCAGCCTTCGCTGCCAGCGCTGGACGGCTTCCAGTTCGCGGGCAGCAGCAGCGGCACTCAGATCAGCATGGTCAACGGGGCCACCTCCTTCCAGACCGTTTACAATTACCGGTTGCGACCAGAGCGGACAGGAACCCTGGTGATAGATCCTGTTACGGTCGTGGTGAATGGACAACCGGTCAGCACCGATCCGATTTCTGTGCAGGTGAGCCAGGGAACGGGACAGGTTCAGCAGCCTGGATCCGCCCGCTCCGCCCTCCCAGGGGGAGGCATGGATCCCTTCGATCTGTTTAACATGGACCCCTTCGATCTGTTGAACTCCTTTGGTGCCGGCGGTATGATGCCTTCCAGGGCCCCGTCGACGGCTTCGCTTCAGTTCGTGCCTGCACCGGCTGAACTGGTCGGGCAGGATTACTACGCCGAGGCTGTCATCGATAATCCCGCGCCCTATCAAGGTGAGCAGGTGACCTACACCGTGCGTTTTTACCGGGCTGTCGAACCCCTGGGTCAGACCAGCTTCGATGCCCCCAGTTTCACCGGTTTCTGGAGCAGTGCCCAGCCCGAACAGCAGGACTTCAGGACGGATGCTGCAGGACGCGCCTACCGGATGACCGAACTGAAGACGATTCTGTTTCCGACGCTGATCGGAGAGACAACCATCGATCCGGCAACCCTGACGGTACCCGGCGGCTTTTCCAACAGGGGACAGACCCTGCAGACGCAGCCAGTAGCGGTCGAGGTACAGGCTTTGCCGGCCGGCGCGCCGGCCGGTTTCCAGGGGGCTGTTGGGAAATTTGGAATCCAGTCCGAGGTAGATCGCACGGAGACTCAGGTTGGCGACGCAATCACCTTGCGTATTACGCTGGCAGGTCAGGGCAATATCGATACTGTTTCCCAGCTGAACTGGCCCGAGTTTGAAGGCTGGCGAGCGTTCAAGAGTGAATCGCAGGTGGACTCCTGGCTCGAGGAAGAAAACCTGGTTGGTGTTCGTGCTTTCGAACGCGTCCTGGTGCCGACCACGGCCGGTAGTTTGAGTTTGCCTGCCATCGATTTCAGCTACTTCGATCTGGATGCCGGAGAATATCGCACAATCAGCACCGACGCGATCGCAGTTGATGTCACGCCCGATGGCAGTGTGGATAACTTTGGGCAGACGCCCGTCATAAGCGGTGGCGCAGGCGAGGCTGTGTTGATAAATAACGATCTTCGCCCCCTGAAGGTGGCAAGCGAAATCGGTGATGGCGCTAATCTTCCTCTGGCCGTTCGGCCAGGTTATTGGCTGCTGTGGATAGTTCCGCTGGCCATGCTGGCCGGGCAGTTCATCTGGCAGAAGCGGGAAAGTAGCATGTTCGCCAATGCAGCAGCGTACCGCAGCCGCAAGGCAGCCACACGGGCACACAAAGCCCTGCAGGACAGCCGGACCGAAAAGATTGGCCGTGACATTGTGGTCGAGCGTATCCTGACGACATATATCGCCGAAAAACTGAACAAGCCGGTCACCGGACTGACCCATGATGAGATCGCTGAACTCCTCCAGGAACAGGGAGTCGATCCGGGCTTGATTGCACGGGTATTGACCTGCCTGGCGGCGGGCGAGACCAGCCGTTATGCGC
- a CDS encoding tetratricopeptide repeat protein — MARLILIVSSLALALLVTACAPSAQKLTQAGNEAYAREAYEEALAAYQSATQEAPELAEPYYNAANALYRQGKYEEALAELQQAQELAEADLLAHNSLFNMGNSSFNMEDWQAAVDSYRQTLLRNPDDQDAKYNLELALQKLQEQEQQQQEQEQEQENQENQEENQDQQSQNEDEQENDQSQDSDGEQDQQNEDQSEGDQEAEQEEQSESSEGNQDQQDESSEEGQEEQNQDQQGEPSDETNQQDESSKEGEEEQDQQDNRSAGQPEQQQEGNSLAPGQRMTREQAEQLLAAIMQNGETLQERLGQYLMVRGRPPIQDW, encoded by the coding sequence ATGGCACGATTGATACTAATTGTCTCTTCACTGGCTCTGGCGCTGTTGGTTACCGCCTGTGCACCGTCGGCCCAGAAGCTGACCCAGGCGGGCAACGAAGCCTACGCCAGGGAAGCCTACGAAGAGGCGCTGGCTGCTTACCAGTCGGCAACGCAAGAAGCGCCTGAACTGGCCGAACCCTACTACAATGCTGCAAATGCCCTCTATCGGCAGGGCAAGTATGAGGAAGCGCTGGCCGAACTGCAACAAGCCCAGGAACTTGCCGAGGCTGATCTGTTGGCGCACAACAGCCTGTTCAACATGGGCAACAGCTCCTTCAACATGGAGGACTGGCAGGCCGCGGTCGACTCCTATCGCCAGACATTGCTGCGCAATCCTGACGACCAGGACGCCAAATACAACCTGGAGCTGGCGCTTCAGAAGCTGCAGGAACAGGAACAACAGCAGCAGGAGCAGGAACAAGAGCAGGAAAACCAGGAGAATCAGGAAGAGAATCAGGACCAGCAGTCCCAGAACGAAGACGAACAGGAAAACGATCAGTCGCAAGACAGCGATGGCGAGCAGGATCAACAGAATGAGGATCAGTCTGAGGGCGACCAGGAAGCGGAACAAGAAGAACAGTCCGAATCGTCTGAAGGGAACCAGGATCAGCAGGATGAATCCTCTGAGGAAGGTCAGGAAGAGCAGAATCAGGACCAGCAGGGCGAGCCCTCGGATGAAACCAATCAGCAGGATGAGTCATCTAAGGAAGGTGAGGAAGAGCAGGATCAGCAGGACAATCGAAGTGCCGGTCAACCTGAACAGCAGCAAGAAGGAAACAGCCTGGCACCAGGTCAGCGCATGACCCGGGAGCAGGCGGAACAGCTGCTTGCTGCCATCATGCAGAATGGTGAGACGCTGCAGGAAAGGCTGGGGCAATACCTGATGGTCCGTGGCCGCCCGCCGATCCAGGATTGGTAA